The window TCACGAATGGTTTATGTTCCATGGAGCCGAGTTTGGATTTAAGATGGCCAACGAATTAGCCCTTGAACATTGGGTTGATGTTTACCGTGGCGATTTGGGAGTAGCTCTTTCAGACACTTACACTACCGATGTTTTCTTCCAGCAGTTTGATAAAAAATTTGCCAAACTTTTCGACGGCGTTCGTCACGATAGTGGTGATGCATTAGAGTTTGCCGATAAAACGATTGCTCACTATAAACGACACGGAATTAATCCTTTATTTAAATATATTATTTTTTCTGATGCTTTAAATCTCGAAAAAGTAGAAGAAATAACCAATTACTGTAAAGGTAAAATCGGAGTTTCTTTTGGGATAGGAACCAATCTAACCAATGATGTCGGTTTAAAACCAATGAATATTGTTATGAAACTTATCGGCGTACAATCTCTCAACAACGAATGGATTCCTACCGTAAAACTTTCTGATGAACATGGAAAATACACGGGTGACCCTAAAATGATTGAGCTTGCAAAAGAATTTTTAAGAATTAAAGATTAAAAACATTTAAGATGATGAAAAATTTATTTCTACTTAGCGGAATTGCATTTACTTTGATATCCTGCTCAATTCAAAAAAAAGCTCAAAACGGAACTCCAGGAAAAGATGGAGCTTCATCAAATTCAAAATTATCATTTAATCAAAAACTCGCAGATTCTTTAGGAGCAGATAAATACGGAATGAAAGCTTACACCATCGTAATGCTAACAACCGGCTCTGCAGAAATTGATGATAAAGAGAAAAAAGCAGCATTAATGAAAGGCCACATGGAAAACATCGGCAAACTTGCAAAAGAAGGAAAAATTATTGTAGCCGGACCGTTCTTAGAAAAGAATAAAGAAAATTACCGCGGAATGTTCATCTTCAATACCAAATCAAAAGAAGAAGCCGAATCTTGGGTAAAAACCGATCCCGCCGTTGCGGCCGGAATTTTCAGTTATGAAATATTTCCTTGGTATGGTTCTGCAGCATTGCCTTTGTATTTGAAACATCATGATAAAATTTCGAAAGAGAATCCTTAAAATATCAACCTCGCAAATCTGTGAGGTTTTTTCTTATCTTTAATTAAAACTAATCCAATATGAAAACCATCGAAGAAGTTCTGAAAAAATTAGACGGAATAATCACTTGGAGCAAAGCAAACCAGAACCCAATCGGATATTTTGCGTGTACCTACAAAATGATGACCGCACAGGTTTTGAAAGGAATTCAACAGAAAAAATTTGAAGATAACCCCAGAATGACTCTGCTTGACATTGCTTTTGCGACAAGATATTTAGACGCTTGGGAAAAATATAACAAAGGAAAGAAATGTACAAATTCCTGGTATTTAGCTTTTGAAGCCGCAAAAAATAAAGACCTTCTTATTCTACAACATATTTTCCTTGGCATGAATGCACACATTAATTTAGATCTGGGAATTTCCGCAGCATCGATTATGCCCTACCGAAAGATCAATCCACTGAAAAAAGATTTTGAAAGAATTAATTCTGTGATTTCTTCGATTAATCAAAATGTTCAAGAATCTTTAAATAAAATCTGTTATCCCGTCAATCTCATTGATAAACTATCTAACGGAAAAGATAATGTAATTTTAGATTTTGCCATCTCAAAAGCGAGAGATACTTCGTGGGCAACTGCTGTCATTTCATCAAACACGCCCAACTTTCTGAAAGAATCAGTCATCAATATTGTTGATTATGCTGCGGCAAAAGTTGCTTCACAGATTTTAAACCCTAAGTTACTCTCCTCTACTTTAGCTAAAGAGTTGAAAAAGTGCGAAAGCAATGACGTTGTGAAAAATATTGAAATTTTAGAAAAGACAAAAACAAGTTAATAATTTAACATTAAGGTTTCCCATAAAGAAAATCTTTTTTTGTTTTTGTAATTTTGAAAAATGGAAATCACTTATCTCATTATTGGATGTTTTGCCGGAGGAATTATCGGCGCTATTTTGATTTATTTTGTTTTGAAATCTTCTATGGTTTCAAGAAGTTCTTATGATGAACTGAATTATCTACATATTAAAACTAAAGCTGATTTAGAAAATTTAAACCTAAAAACTCAGGATTTAGATCAAATCATCAAAAATGAAAAAGATTTAAATCTTCAACAGTCCGACCTATTAAATGATCTTAAAAATGAGTTTTCTAAAGTTTCTGCAGAAAATACTTTTCTCCAAACACAATTTGATGAACAAAAATTTTTAAATCAAAAACAAAACACTCAAATTGAATTAATTTTAAATGAAAAACAGCATTTATATGCTAAAAATTCAGAATTATCTGCTCAAAATGAAGGTTTACAAAAATCTCTAGAAACTCAGAAAGAAGAAATCAAAAAAATTCAGGAAGAAGGAAAGCTGCAGTTCGAAAATTTAGCCAATAAGATTTTAGAAGAAAAAACAGAAAAATTCACAACGGTCAATCAAAATAATCTTAAAAACATTCTTGAACCTTTTCAGGAGAAAATCAATGATTTAAAGAATAAAGTTAATGAAGCGTATGAAAAGGAAAACAAAGAACGTTTTTCTCTCGCCGAAAAAGTGAAAGAACTCGCTCAGCTTAATCAGCAAATTTCTGAAGATGCCAAAAAACTGACTAAAGCTTTAAAAGGTGAAAGCAAAACCCAAGGAAACTGGGGGGAAATGATTTTGGAAAGCATTTTAGAAAAATCAGGATTGGTAAAAGGCAGAGAATATTTTCTTGAGCACGAACTGAAAGATGAAGACAACAAAGCTTTGTTTTCAGAGTTTTCAGGTAAAAAAATGCGTCCTGATGCAGTTGTAAAATATCCCGACGAAAGAAATGTAATCATCGATTCTAAAGTTTCGTTGACCGCTTTTACAGAATTGGTTGACGAAACCGATGCTGACATTTATCAAATAAAAGTCAACCAACATTTATCTTCCATCAAAACTCACATCAGCCAATTGAGTCAAAAAGCGTATGACGATTACGGAAAATCTTTAGACTTTGTCATGATGTTCATCCCAAGCGAACCTGCTTATATTGCTGCAATGCAAGCCGATCAAAACCTTTGGAATTTCGCATACGAAAAAAGAATATTACTTCTAAATCCGAGCAACCTGATTACTTCACTAAAGCTGATTGCCGATCTCTGGAAAAGAGAATACCAAAACAGAAATTCTATGGAGATTGCTGAGCGTGGTGCTAAATTATATGACAAATTCGCAGGCTTCGTAGAAAATCTGGAAAAGGTGGGGAAAAATTTAGATTTGGCTAAAAATGTTTATAATGATGCTTATAAACAGTTATACACCGGAAATGACAACCTTATTATTCAGACCCAGAAATTAAAATCTTTAGGAATCAAAAATAAAAAAGAGCTTCCACATAGCTTGATTACTGGTATAAATCATGATTTATAATTGATAAATGATTTTTAAAAATTATTTTTGCATCAATTATCATTTATAATTGAGCAATCATGATTATCGAGAGTTTTCAAAACGAAAAAATAAAGCACATTACCAAACTTCTTACAGACAACCGTTTTCGTAAAAAATCGGAAGTATTTGTAGTTGAAGGGCAACAAGAAAACGAAAGAGCTCAGAAGTATAATTTTGAAGCTGTAGAATTTTATATCTGTGAAAAAATTTTCAAAGGAAATATACCTAAAGAAAAAATTCATTTGGTAAGTGACAAAGTCTACGAAAAAATTGCTTATCGCGGAAGTTCAGAAGGTATTATTGGAGTTTACAAAACCAAAGAAACCAATTTGAATGACTTTAAATTGAAAGAAAACTCAACCATAATCATCGTTGAAGGTGTTGAAAAACCAGGAAACTTAGGGGCAATTTTAAGAAGTTGTGAAGCTTTTGGAATTGATGCACTTATTGTGGCTGACGGAAAAACAGATTTCTATAATCCAAATGTTATTCGATCAAGCGTAGGCTGTCTTTTTGGGATGGAAGTTTTCCAGGCTGAAAACAATGAAGTCTTTGAATTTTTACAGAAAAATAGCTTTAATATCTATACAACCATTATGGATGAGACTTCTAAAGATATGTTTGAACGAGATTTTACAAAACGCTCTGCCGTTTTATTTGGGACAGAACATTCCGGATTGAGTGATTTCTGGTATGGCAAGGGTCAAAACACGTTAATACCTATGACCGGAAGTATTGACTCATTAAATTTGAGTAATGCTGTAGCAATTACATGCTATGAAACCTTACGGCAGAAGAAAGCTTAAAGTTTTTAAATTAATAAGACATAAAAAAAACCGTCTCGCTGAGCGAAACGGTTCTTTTATTCTTCAATCGTAACTGATTAGTGAGCAGCAGCTGGAGCAGCAACTTTAGCAGTAGAATCGATCGCTTTAGTAGCTGAATCAGCAACTTTGTTGATTGAATCTGTAGCAGCACCTGCAGTAGAATCAATAGCAGTGATAGCAGAATCTTTAGTAGCATCTAAAGAATCAGCTCCAGTTGTAGCTTCACCTTTTTTACAAGCAACTAATGAGATAACAGCGATAGCAGCTACGAATAATGACTTTTTCATAATAAATTAAATTTAATTTGTTAATATTGTTTTTTAAATCTTTTTCTCTGTTCGGTTATTTGAACAAGACAAAGGTATAGCAGATATAAAATTTGTTTATGAAAAATAATTGTAATAACTTTGTAAAACTGTTTTACAAATAACAAATACTGACAATCAACAATTTAACTACTTTTTTATAAAGTGACAGATTTAGACCTCTTACATTTTGAG is drawn from Chryseobacterium muglaense and contains these coding sequences:
- a CDS encoding YciI family protein; the encoded protein is MMKNLFLLSGIAFTLISCSIQKKAQNGTPGKDGASSNSKLSFNQKLADSLGADKYGMKAYTIVMLTTGSAEIDDKEKKAALMKGHMENIGKLAKEGKIIVAGPFLEKNKENYRGMFIFNTKSKEEAESWVKTDPAVAAGIFSYEIFPWYGSAALPLYLKHHDKISKENP
- a CDS encoding DUF5995 family protein; the protein is MKTIEEVLKKLDGIITWSKANQNPIGYFACTYKMMTAQVLKGIQQKKFEDNPRMTLLDIAFATRYLDAWEKYNKGKKCTNSWYLAFEAAKNKDLLILQHIFLGMNAHINLDLGISAASIMPYRKINPLKKDFERINSVISSINQNVQESLNKICYPVNLIDKLSNGKDNVILDFAISKARDTSWATAVISSNTPNFLKESVINIVDYAAAKVASQILNPKLLSSTLAKELKKCESNDVVKNIEILEKTKTS
- the rmuC gene encoding DNA recombination protein RmuC, giving the protein MEITYLIIGCFAGGIIGAILIYFVLKSSMVSRSSYDELNYLHIKTKADLENLNLKTQDLDQIIKNEKDLNLQQSDLLNDLKNEFSKVSAENTFLQTQFDEQKFLNQKQNTQIELILNEKQHLYAKNSELSAQNEGLQKSLETQKEEIKKIQEEGKLQFENLANKILEEKTEKFTTVNQNNLKNILEPFQEKINDLKNKVNEAYEKENKERFSLAEKVKELAQLNQQISEDAKKLTKALKGESKTQGNWGEMILESILEKSGLVKGREYFLEHELKDEDNKALFSEFSGKKMRPDAVVKYPDERNVIIDSKVSLTAFTELVDETDADIYQIKVNQHLSSIKTHISQLSQKAYDDYGKSLDFVMMFIPSEPAYIAAMQADQNLWNFAYEKRILLLNPSNLITSLKLIADLWKREYQNRNSMEIAERGAKLYDKFAGFVENLEKVGKNLDLAKNVYNDAYKQLYTGNDNLIIQTQKLKSLGIKNKKELPHSLITGINHDL
- a CDS encoding TrmH family RNA methyltransferase, with translation MIIESFQNEKIKHITKLLTDNRFRKKSEVFVVEGQQENERAQKYNFEAVEFYICEKIFKGNIPKEKIHLVSDKVYEKIAYRGSSEGIIGVYKTKETNLNDFKLKENSTIIIVEGVEKPGNLGAILRSCEAFGIDALIVADGKTDFYNPNVIRSSVGCLFGMEVFQAENNEVFEFLQKNSFNIYTTIMDETSKDMFERDFTKRSAVLFGTEHSGLSDFWYGKGQNTLIPMTGSIDSLNLSNAVAITCYETLRQKKA